A single window of Tenericutes bacterium MZ-XQ DNA harbors:
- a CDS encoding signal peptidase I: protein MTLKRAYISLFIAVILIIFNILLYALDVSRLNIRWTTSIYWVSSVIALISIGFSIYHFHFKKEFEVVEPIIDVDDETLEEKDIEIESFMKKHKYEILDWISFLSISMMLILMVFMYFLLPTNVEGKSMESTLVDGERVLMYHFNYMPERNDVVIVHITDRYLDTSGRQVNTSSEYDDQDQVYFVKRVVAVPGDTVTFEEIDQTETYHILINGVVYQNQYFQIYEVDNAGRLKMLSYLDQDNKLRENQYFAFGDNESFSYDSRNIGAIHKEDMIGKAIYKLSPLGGISHG, encoded by the coding sequence ATGACATTAAAAAGAGCATATATCAGTTTATTCATCGCAGTTATTTTAATCATCTTCAATATATTGCTTTATGCTTTAGATGTAAGTAGATTAAACATTAGATGGACAACATCAATCTATTGGGTATCATCAGTTATTGCACTCATATCTATTGGATTTAGCATATATCATTTTCATTTCAAAAAAGAATTTGAAGTGGTTGAGCCAATCATAGATGTTGATGACGAGACATTAGAAGAAAAAGATATTGAAATAGAATCATTTATGAAAAAACATAAATACGAAATCCTTGATTGGATTTCGTTTTTAAGCATCTCGATGATGCTCATTCTTATGGTATTTATGTACTTCTTATTACCAACAAATGTAGAAGGAAAATCCATGGAATCAACACTCGTTGATGGTGAACGTGTTTTGATGTATCACTTTAATTATATGCCAGAAAGAAATGATGTTGTCATTGTCCATATTACTGATAGATATTTAGATACATCAGGTAGACAAGTGAATACATCAAGTGAATATGATGACCAAGATCAAGTTTATTTTGTTAAGCGTGTCGTAGCAGTTCCTGGTGATACAGTCACATTTGAAGAAATTGATCAAACTGAAACCTATCATATATTGATTAATGGTGTAGTTTATCAAAACCAATATTTTCAAATCTATGAAGTAGATAACGCAGGTCGATTAAAAATGCTATCTTATCTAGACCAAGATAACAAGTTAAGAGAAAACCAATATTTTGCATTCGGCGATAACGAATCTTTTTCATATGACAGTAGAAACATTGGTGCAATCCACAAAGAGGATATGATTGGTAAAGCGATTTATAAGTTGTCGCCTTTAGGAGGTATTTCACATGGATAA